The window TAAATAAATGATTGTTGCAAGCAGAAATTCCCAGCAATTCGTGGAGAATGTCCTGAACTATTGGTCAACTGAAGTTGTACTTCGATATAGTTgtgaaattttaatcaatttttataaaaaaaactatctaaaaattttgattttcaacaAAAGTACTTTGtctgcttttttttaaaatgttggtaCTCAATACTTTTTGTATAGACTTTATTTTATCACCATATATATCACTACAGGCacacaaaatgtatatttttgaaaaaatataattttaattaatttaatattttatgttcaacTGACATTTTGACATTTGTCACCATGATTCAAAGAAACAAACCTATGACTAAATGTGTTActattttaaaagagaaaaatcatGCCCAGCAgaattttatctaatttaaatcaaaaatttttcttcatgTTTAGAAACATAAATAGTCAAAATTTcgtattttctgtttttttgtttgttgggttTTGTCCtttgcaaatacatacattcagaATTAAacgcatatatgtatattttccgtatatatttatattctttatttacatatatactaaCATATGTAGATGTTGTGTGTGTATGAGtttgtttaaagttataaattatgCATTTACAAAATCTGACACAATAAAATGAAGAcaagttaaattaaaagaaaaaaatattcattttaaaattaaatacaaatttttttatgatttatgatgcgaaataaatgtgaaaaaagtcaaattttttaaataaaatagcaaataatttacaaaattaaaaggtgtttaaataattcattttaaataaaacacataagtataacagaaaaaatataaaaaaaggctAAACTATGGATTATAAGTAGACATGACTTTAGACAATACATATATCATGGCTATAAACCTAACTATAGATTTGAattgactagactgtggacttgACTATATGTAGATTGTTGATTAgactataatagactataggctataataaagaataaattatggacttgactatacactagactataaactgtcctataaactagacaattgactggactatagacttgactaaagactagagtacagactagactacggacttgactatagattagactattggataaactataggcaagacttaAGACATGACTAAcaactagactatacattatactatagactacactttagaatagactatgaaatcgattatagactagactatggactagactatagactaggctatcgactagactagataatagactaggctatagactagactatagattagactatagactagactatagactagattatagactagactatagactagactatagactagactatagactagactatagactagaNNNNNNNNNNNNNNNNNNNNNNNNNNNNNNNNNNNNNNNNNNNNNNNNNNNNNNNNNNNNNNNNNNNNNNNNNNNNNNNNNNNNNNNNNNNNNNNNNNNNagtctagtctatagtctagtctatagtctagtctatagtctagtctatagtctagtctatagtctagtctaatgtctagtctatagtctagtctatagtctagtctatggtctagtctatagtctattctattgtctagtctaaagtctactctatggtctagtctatagtgtagtctatagtctagtttatagtcttgcttatagtatagtctacagtcttgactatagtctagaatatagtctagtctttactctagtctattgtttggtctatgttctagtctttagtctagtctaaatgcttaggtatagtctagtctacagtctagtcttcagtccagtctatattctgatctatagtctagtcgatagtctggtctatagtctagtcgatagtttagtctatagtcttgtatatagtctagtttatagtgtgttctatagtctagtcaatagtattgtctattgtctagtctatattccagtttattgtccagtctatactcTACTCTAGTGTTTAGTTTACAGTCTGTTTTacagtctaatgtctagtctatattctattttaGTCTTGAGTATAATTTTGACTTCAACCtcctcaatttatttaaaatatcctaaaatattatagttttaagatatttaaatttttttggcatTAAACGAAGCAACAAACTTTACCGCTCCAGTTGTGTCATCCTCATCAGCATCATCATAAGatgacaatatttttaatgtaatccCTTCCTACagagttgttgctttttttctacttaatccttgtatttaatttaatctcTTCTTTCGTGTGTGGGTGTGtgtgcatttatttattttttaatataaatatgtgttgttgttgctagtttttatataaatactcgTATGtacttatatgtaaatataagcACATATTCACCTCCCTACCAAACAAATGATGGATGGCTGAGTTACATTAGGAGAGTAGagtgtatgtttgtgtatatgtgtgtgtggaAAAAGAAATGCATTCACATATGCGTAACATGATTGCATACTTCTAGAAAAGGAAatggaaatattattttaagcaagatgtagaaataaaatataaaaaattagaaaaaatgtagaatttaaacttaaatcaaGAATAATGTTGATGCTTAAGTTGAAGTGTTTTTCTGGCAgtttgtctgtctttctgtctgttgttttattgttgtctgTGTGTGTATATTACAGGGATTAAAGCTTAAACTTatcaaaattaacttttaagtaGAATACTAATGattgttataaatatacaatttaatatattaaaaactttaagttgccagtaaataaataaaagaattaaaaaaccaACAAGATTAAAACACTTGAATTACTAGttcaacttaaaaattaaattgctattttttagttattaaattatttaatgtaaattttaggGAATTAAAAGGCTAtaagattaaaaattaatttataaaggatttttgtttattaatacagttttaaatgaaaaaagaaagtaTTAACTTATTGCagattaaattgttgttttttgtagtgtataaatatttatctaaaaatattttacatttttattaatttccccaaaatattgttaaaaaaaactacgcTGCGCTTTATCgcctttaagttttttttttaatttttttccctctcagatttttccactttttttcatttcatctatcataaaatttattagtgaaatttttactaaactacaaatatgcattaaatatatattgtaaaatatgaacattttacaaacaaaaaacaaataatatacaatGTAAAACATGCTCACTAAAtcgtaaaaaaagaaatgaaaacaaaaaatctcaactaaataaataaaaatttatttatacaacgAAAAATTTCCACCAAAAAAAAGAGGACTAAACAGattgtaacaaaatttaaataaataaaacagcgaaattttaataaactctAATTGAAATCGCAAAGTAAATAAcgcaaaaaaaagtttaaagggAAAAATCATAATGGGAAAAAACTAAACAGTAAAAATTTTAGAGTAAATTGTTGCCAAGTGCCGCCCGATGTAACAGTGACGCacaaaattgccaaaaaatcgcattaaaataattttacgaTTCAGACTACAATGAATAATCTAGACTATGGTCCAGTTTACACTCAAGGCTATAACGAaggctatagtctcgtctatagtctagtttatagtccagtctagactattctatagtctagtctacagtttagtctatagtccagtttttaGGCGAGGTATAGtctgatctttagtctagtctatagtctactctatagtctagtatataatctagtctataatctagtctataatctagtctataatctagtctataatctagtctatagtctagtctatagtttagtctatagtctattttatagtctagtctatagtctagtctattctatagtctagtctacagtttagtccatagtctagtctatagtccagtttttaggcgagtctatagtctagtctaatctataatctactctatagtctagtcNNNNNNNNNNNNNNNNNNNNNNNNNNNNNNNNNNNNNNNNNNNNNNNNNNNNNNNNNNNNNNNNNNNNNNNNNNNNNNNNNNNNNNNNNNNNNNNNNNNNCtaaactatcgactagactatagaccagaatatagactagactgaaaactagactaaagactagactataccaaagcatatagactagtctaaagactagactatagaccagacaatagactagagtaaagactatagagaagactatagactatactataagcAAGACtgtaagctagactatagactagactatcgacaagACCATAGagtacactttagactagactataaactagactggtctatagactaaattatagactacaccatatactagactataaactagactatagacaatatatttttttattagaatgtatttagttctattttaatccttttttctacagttttattggttctatttatatttgttgttatatttttaaattattgcacAATTTATTTGCACTCGACTAGCTGCTGCatcatttcttttatatattttgtaatttttagtcGTTTTTGTGTTTCTTGTCGAAGTTTTCTAACTTCCTTCAACAAACTTCCATCTTTCCATCGACAGATACCACCTACCTTTAACAAATTAATCCTTTTTTATCAACAGctaaaaaaagtattcttttTTAATCTTGCTGTTATATTTTGATGCTTAATATGTCCTCGTTAAGAATTTGTtgcaatcaacaacaacaataaggaTAGTTGTTTGCTTGGTTGGTTTTTATCATGATGTTCATTCTATAAATGGATTTAATtgattcatttttattatttgctagAGTTGTTAGCCCCtacttttctctttattttttttcccaGTTCATGTTTTGCgagacatttttatttttttttcgattttttcttaTCGCTAATATTGTCATTGTCATTGtccttttttctatattaagtcCTTTCTACTCTCTTGCTTACTGATGATTATGGGAATGTAGTAGTAGTAGAGTGACATTACCATTCatttaacattaatttcttTGCTTGAAGCAAAAGCTTAAAAGTGTCAAACGAAATTAAAATGAagcttttagtataaaataggATTATTGATAAACTACCACTACTACAGCAACTATTTACTTCAACTAACATTACTACACATACTCACTCATGCTATAGTAAAAATTTTCGCTCAAGTGACTACACAGAAatgcaatattttatattgtccTTTTACTTAATAAGTAAATGAACACACATACTATCATATACACCCATAcacgtatgtatgtttatatgtattgcCTTTTCCTGACACTCTTTCTTAGTATTTGTGTACTGGCGCATTAGTTAGTGAAATGTTTCACTGACGAGTAAAGACAAGAAGCAATTCATTAGTATTATTTAAGGATAATTACAAATCATTTACAATAGGTCTGGAGaaataaatcaaaagaaatGCAATAAGAGatcatgtttaaatttttcacacatCTAAACATGACTaacaatttcacaatttttatattttgtaaagctTGGCTGATTTTTAATCAGTTTCTTCTGgcctaaaataaacaaaattaccaTATGAAAGTCTCTTCTTCTGACTGGTTtctataaagtaaatttttcttcttatttttttttgtcgatCTACAAAAAATTCTGTTTATAACAATGGAACATCATTATGATGATAACATCCAGATgatattacatttatttatgtagattttttatttgtgtctCATTAAACATTTACGTGCTAATTGTGAATTACTTAATGTCTATAGTTAGTTTATAAACAATTGTTGTTAGTAATATtactaacaaaataaacaaaaaaaaagcaacaaataatgGCTTAGTAACAATTGTAGTTAACAATGAGTGgagtaatttatttagtttaatgtaaacaatttttaaattgccattaattttgtttgaaatttaaaaaaagaagatgAACTTTAATTATCTCTAGccaaaacagtttttttatggCTGAAAGCAGTTTTTAACTCAGacataaaagtaaacaacaaaactcaaatttgtcttaaatctataatgtaatttatagtctagtctatagtcgagtgtatagtctagtgtatagtctagtctatagtctagtctatagtctagtctatagtctagtctatagtctagtctatagtctagtctatagtctagtctaaagtctagtctatagactagtctatagtctagtctatagtctagtctatagtctagtctatagtctagtctagtctatagtctagtccatagtctagtatatagtctagtctatagtctagtctatagtctagtctatagtctagtctatagtctagtctatagtctagtctatagtctagtctatagtctagtctatagtctagtctatagtctagtctatagtctagtctatagtctagtctataatctagtctatagtctagtctatagtctagtctatagtctagtctatagtctagtctatagtctagtctatagtctagtctatagtctagtctatagtctagtctatagtttagtctatagtctagtctatagtctagtctatagtctagtctatagtctagtctatagtctagtctatagtctagtctatagtctagtctatagtctagtctatagtcttgtctatagtctagtctatagtctagtctatagtctagtctatagtctagtctataatgtagtctatagtcttgtctatagtctagtctatagtctagtctatagtctagtctatagtcttgtctatagtctagtctgtagtctagtctatagtctagtctatagtcttgtctatagtctagtctatagtctagtctatagtctagtctatagtctagtctatggtctaatctatagtctaatctgtagtctaatctgtagtctagtctatagtcttgtctatagtctagtcaatagtcttgtctatagtctagtcaatagactggtctacagtttactttatagtttatagtctagtctatggtctagtctatagtctagtctatattctagtctagtatatatagtctattgtcgatagtctagtctagtctaaagtatatagtatagtctatagtcaagtatattgtctacagtctagtatatagtctatagtctagtcgatagtctatagtgtagcctatattCTATCTATAGTCCACCTTATACTCTAggtttagtctagtccatagtcagtTTTATAATCGGGTGTATAGttaagcctatagtctagcatataatatagcttatagtttagtctaaagttataactatagtctattttttagcctagtctagactacagactatattcCGCAGTAAGGTATATGGTCacttttatagtctagtccaaacttaatgtttattcaAAATGACTGTAAGACTGGTTAAAGACTGGACTTTATCTGTTGGCTGTTATAGATTCTTAATCtaactatagtccaaattaaagaccaaatttatttttggtgtTCAAAATAGACCACAACCTAAAAgacatattttaaagaaataacattttactaattgctctctctttctcttactTTTCTTTCAGGCTATTTCTCTTTACTCAACGATAAAGGTCTGCCAACAGCTACCCTATACACATCGCTGGTGCAATTGGTGCGAGAGCGTGTTTGCAAATTTATTTCAGTAGAAAATATGCCAGCTTTTATGGAATCTCAAGCGAATGGCAGCAATGCCAATTCTCCCACAGAAGGATgtctaaatatatattcatcCAATTCGAATAATTCCAATAATCGACCTCAATATGTAAAGACTACAGCCCGGGGAGGGCAAGTCTTTAAATTGTTGGCGGTTTATGAAGATGGTAAGCAGGAACATACCGCTATAGGCTCTACCATATCATGTGGTGGACTGGGTAATTCAAAACCCAATTCCAGTCATGGTCGAGAAAAGGAGAGAAGTCGTTATGCTCAACTATTAAATGAACAAAGACAAACGCTCTATGTTTCACTGGCTACCAAAGGTAAATTCTATGAAATTGAACCGGGCATACCACAAATACTGCAAAAACGTTTGGATATGTCCAACGAGGCGGGTCAGAAGAAAATCAATCCCGATTGTGTGCATAGAATAACGGCTTTGATAACCCCACATAAAGAATTACCCATGACCCTTAAGTATATATCGGGTCCGACAGGCTGTGCCAATGCAATACCCGAAAATATTTGCATCAATAGAATTACCACGGAAAATGTGATTATAGCCTGTCCCATAGAAGATGTCGATATGCAAAGTCCTTTGCACTTGCGTAAATTACATTTAACCAAAGAAATGCAATTGGTCAAAAATACTTTAGGCTTTGAGAATGAACAGCGCATGTTAGCCAATACGAATGTAcagaacattttgaaattttgtcaaTTTAACTGTGATCAGTTTTTAAAAATGGTAGAAgtagaaattttacaaagatcTGAAAGATCCATATCCAAATCAAGAGTAGAGGGTTTGAAAATACTCAAGCCCTTGCATCTGCCCAAATTGCTGAGAAGAGAAAAGACAACGATATCAGCTCATGAAAAAGAGGATTCTATAATATTCTTGAGTAAAACGGACTTACAAAATCTCGAAAATAAAGAACAGGCCTTTGATCAGCAAGCCAATAGAATATCGGAAAAAATGAAAGTGTTTCAATCGACCAAAAAGAAGTGGTTTAAGAAACAGGATAAAAACTCGGTAAAATCTTTGACTTCTTTGGATTTGGACGTACAGGCCAAGAAAATGAGCATGGAACGTTACTCCGATATGTCTAAATTACTACAGGAAAGATTTGGTGATAAAACCCATACACAGCACGAACACTCAGAATGTGCTTCGGAACTAAGTGGTGGCAATTCGGATATAGGTTGCTCTGACACCGAGACCACTACCTTGGCTAccattaatgaaaaatttaacaagtttGCCTCGAATAAAATCATGGCCACCGAAcctaatattttgcaaaaatccaTGTCTTTGCAAGATATCGATGTTATAGGCCGACAGTTGCGTAAACCCGATTTATTGGCTTCACATCACACTACAGACACAATTTCAGAGGCTGGCACCGATATCGAAGACATGGAGAATCGTGAACCTTTACAAACCTCGTTTATAACCGAAAAACTTTACAATGAGTTTCATGTGAAGACCAAGCAATACAGTAAATCCTCTTCGAGTTTACATCAACTGCTCAACTTTTCTTTGCCGCAGAAAATGCAAATCGGAGAAAACAAGAGATCTCTAGCCCAActgaaaaatcaaacaaatcaaaatcacagcaatagcaacaataGATCTTTTGACAAAAGATTAGAATTCAATATAGGCGAACCGGTAACTGGTCGTAGAGCTGCTGGTGGCCTCTCCCTCTTGGGCCATCACTCACAATCACAAAATACTTCTTTAATGTCACCTCTAACACCCACAAGTTTTATAGAAGATGATTTACCATATTCCAGTGTACGAGACTCTTTAATATTATCCAGTGATGAGGGTAGTCCCCCCGATGTACCAGCTGGTACAATACGACAAGCTTTACATTTATTAGACTATACCAAGGAGAATATTTATGCGGAAATATGCCATGAAGCTAGTGCCATGGGTGGTATACCTTCTTCTCATACACGTGATACATTTTCGGCAGCTACACATTCCACACAGATCTCAGATGATTATGGGGACTATGCCTCACTCACCTATACACCCCAgcaagcagcaacagcagcggCAACCTCAGCGTCAGCCCACAATCTTGGCAGTGCTATAAGTCGTGTACAAATCAACTGCTCGGCCAGTCCAGTGTCCTATCACACTGTATATCTGGGCGATGAACCTTTAGGAGAAAATTATGCTGCCAATAAGGTCAACAGCAAGCCAataacaaccaacaacaaccacaGCAATAAAACCCATAAAGCGCGTAATAATGCGCGATCCCATATAACTACCGTCGATGTGGGTACAAATGGCACAATAGGTGCTAGGGCCTTAAGCGGCAGCCAGTCTGATTCAGGTGGTCTTGACAATATTTATAATACGCTCAAATGATGactaatgtgatttagttggaAATTGGGGGCATCGGTTTTAAGTGTTATTAGtggtaaattattttaaaattgtgggCAGATGAAAGTGGgattcaaaaatttttgataaatatttgaaagagattttatttattttttttttctgtaaatgtaAAAATGGTTGAAGGGAACAGTATAGGATTTATTTTGAAGGATTaagtatgaaatttatttacaatttgaaataattagcAGCTGGCAAAGTTATTAGGGCGAAAGAGTGTCCAGTTGTAACACTCATATGTCATatgtcatttatatttaatcaaaaattttttctatttaattttaaagctaaacttatcatttgttataaatttgttttaaaataaacttctaCATAATTCACCTACGATTATGATCGGAGACATGGCTAAACTAAAAATCTTCTTTTTCCTAGTAATAAGTTCTTAAAGAGAtctctaaaaagttttttttaataaaaaaaataaacgtttcTAATGATATCGTTTAAATATTCATAGAACCGGGCAATTTGtagcaaaaacaacatttttaaaaaagctttttaaatacaCTAACTTTAAAGCTTGAATCAAAGCTTTCGATAATTTTCTTATGACTTTTAATAAAGCGTTAAAAAGTTAACTCAACTCTACTCATTGTTATCGAGTTGTCAAATCAATAGATTTGCAAGAGAGCTTTTCCCCCCAATAATTCTTTAGTTCTCCAAAGATTTATGTTAATATCTGTATAAAGTTCTAAAGAAATCACTTGTCGTGAATTCGtttcaattttcataaaatcaaaagttttttttttcggaaTAACCTTTTTCTTAACAGCTTTTTCACCAACATTTAATGCTTTCAACGTAAAGCTTTATTAGCACAAATTTTcgcttattt of the Lucilia cuprina isolate Lc7/37 chromosome 2, ASM2204524v1, whole genome shotgun sequence genome contains:
- the LOC111680802 gene encoding uncharacterized protein LOC111680802; the protein is MITSLKICDSITFLIIPHFFLFSVHPANLPANNLNGSSTAGHTSANATNHHHHNNHHHYNAKQHGNSSGCVSATNNTSTNTNPVFYLMASNGNTGAVGGGCSANAISSSNVTSSSKHTGPFMGPHSAAAVHHPHSQRGLHHLAEGRKAKLRRFNSHDTSSNMFSVADFENARLARRNEIELKQRLQRRMRHGYSGGTGSGGLLTGGPCGQGLLTGGMGDYSTGDSKTSKNSNESQNEPLQVEEFLERYSLPRVVRISYKTLFSNETLQSSSSNNSSTATSNSSTSAKNTVPATSTSPNDANMLSSNSNSNTGTSSSSTSSGLGVGGVNANPLSQTLGSNSSNNSGGKTLPIEGNQANDNANHNVQHEEEQGELFLLYRLVRQRHIYHGHNSKTTVANRKKGVMIPQEFPGYFSLLNDKGLPTATLYTSLVQLVRERVCKFISVENMPAFMESQANGSNANSPTEGCLNIYSSNSNNSNNRPQYVKTTARGGQVFKLLAVYEDGKQEHTAIGSTISCGGLGNSKPNSSHGREKERSRYAQLLNEQRQTLYVSLATKGKFYEIEPGIPQILQKRLDMSNEAGQKKINPDCVHRITALITPHKELPMTLKYISGPTGCANAIPENICINRITTENVIIACPIEDVDMQSPLHLRKLHLTKEMQLVKNTLGFENEQRMLANTNVQNILKFCQFNCDQFLKMVEVEILQRSERSISKSRVEGLKILKPLHLPKLLRREKTTISAHEKEDSIIFLSKTDLQNLENKEQAFDQQANRISEKMKVFQSTKKKWFKKQDKNSVKSLTSLDLDVQAKKMSMERYSDMSKLLQERFGDKTHTQHEHSECASELSGGNSDIGCSDTETTTLATINEKFNKFASNKIMATEPNILQKSMSLQDIDVIGRQLRKPDLLASHHTTDTISEAGTDIEDMENREPLQTSFITEKLYNEFHVKTKQYSKSSSSLHQLLNFSLPQKMQIGENKRSLAQLKNQTNQNHSNSNNRSFDKRLEFNIGEPVTGRRAAGGLSLLGHHSQSQNTSLMSPLTPTSFIEDDLPYSSVRDSLILSSDEGSPPDVPAGTIRQALHLLDYTKENIYAEICHEASAMGGIPSSHTRDTFSAATHSTQISDDYGDYASLTYTPQQAATAAATSASAHNLGSAISRVQINCSASPVSYHTVYLGDEPLGENYAANKVNSKPITTNNNHSNKTHKARNNARSHITTVDVGTNGTIGARALSGSQSDSGGLDNIYNTLK